Part of the Coregonus clupeaformis isolate EN_2021a chromosome 8, ASM2061545v1, whole genome shotgun sequence genome, CcaagctaatttagctagctagctggttaggtTATCAACACCATTTGAATTTCAGTTGGAGGTTTCCGACTGTCGGCCAATGTAAGCCAGGTTGCTATCACATGATGTAGCTAAACAAGCTATAGCTAGCTATTTTGGTTATAGTCAGCTAACTAAGTTGGTGCATAGCTagttaactaacgttagctggctaaagTGAGGTAAATTCAACTTTAGACGCGACCTTTGGATTCTAGATAGCTGCTAGATGAGAATATGCAATACCGTGTCATCTTGATAGCTAGCCATGAATGATTAAATGGGAAGTCATCAATGCGAAACAACTGTTTGCTAGTTGGCCTGGTCAGGTAGCTGCGGaagtaacgttaacgttagttaACTagataacactagctagctagctgatgttACGTCAGATAGCTTGCTAACATGTTATTATCTTGATATGTATTAAAGTACGCTTATAATTATATCACATTAATTATGAAAGTTGGCAGTCATGCAAGGCTAAGTTTACACGTGGTTCTTTTTTTCATGCTTCAAATATTTGAAATATACTTGGTAAACttagtaaacaaaaacaaattgcTTGTGTCTCCCCTTCCAGGAATAACAACATTCTGATTTGAAGATGGTGAAAATCTTCATTGGCAATCTCGCCTCCGGCACCACGCAGGACGAGCTACGCACTCTATTCTCTGAGTATGGAAAGATCTCTGAGTGTGACATCGTCAAGAACTTTGGCTTTGTGCACATGAAGGACAAAGCCGAAGCGGAGGAGGCCATCAAGAACCTCCACCACTATGAGCTAAACGGGGCGCAGATGAACGTGGAGATGAGCCGCGGCAGACCAAAGTCCACCACCAAGCTGCACGTCAGTAACATCCCAGAGGGTTGCACCAACGAGGAGCTGAAGACCAAGTTTGAGGCATACGGCCCCGTGGTGGAGGCTGACATAGTGAAGGACTACGCCTTTGTCCACATGGAGTCTGTGGATGATGCCATGGAGGCAATCAGTGGGCTGGACAACACAGCCTTCCAAGGTGAACCCGCAGGCAGGGGAGAGCAGATAGTCTGTGCTCTCCGTAGTTACAGAATACACTTCCCTTTAGATGGCATAAAGATCGTAACGTGATGCCGAATAGCATTTTGTTGTAATTCTGAGGTCAATGAATAAGTAACGGCACTAAGGTTGTGAGTCTTTTCCGTGGTTCTTTTATTCGGTTTCAGCGTAACAGTGCAGGTGAACCAATTTATGCTAATAAGTATTTGCAATAAGGAAATAACTAGTCGTTAAGAAGCAGTGGCGAGCGTGTCAGAAGCCAACCGTCTCATgcgtctcttctctctcctcaaaAGGCAAGCTGATGAGCGTACAACTGTCCACCAGTCGCCTGCGCACGGTCCCGGGAATGGGAGCTCAAACCGGCTGCTATGTCTGCGGGAAACAGGGTCACTGGTCGAAAGACTGCCCGAACGGCGGTCAGAACGGCGGTAGCTACGGTGACCGTGGTGAACGCCCCGGGGGTGGCCCAATGAGGGGCCGAGGCAGGGGCTTCCCACGGGGTTTCAGCAGGGGCGGCGGCGGATACCCTAGTGGCTACGGGATGCCCCCCAGAGCTGCGGCATCCGATTACATGGGTGGGCTAGGGTATAGCAGAGCGTCCAGTTACCTGGGGGGACCTCCCCCTCTGAGCCGTAGGCCTAGCTATGGCTCTGCTCGGGAGTACAGCACAGATGCCAGGGATCGGTACAGCGGCAGGCTACCGAGCTCCTATCCCGAGAGGGCATCGGCCTATGAGCGAGACCACTACAGCAGCAGTGTTGACTATTACGAGAAGTACAGAGCACGGCCATATGGCTCAAGCTATTTTGAAGAGCGCCGCCTCGGCTATatcccacctccccctcccccctcttcctccctctcaagGCTCTCCTCTAGTATCGACCCATACGAGCGCCGCCCGCTACCACCAACCTCGGCGGCCGCCTCGTACTACTTGCGAGACCGCAGCCCGATCAGACGAGTGCCCGTCGCCTCTGACAGCTATGGTTACGAGCGCTCGCGGCTGTCCCCGGTGTCCTCCAGAAGCTCTTCGTACGCCGTCCCGCGGGCCAGGGACCCCTACACCGATCGGGCACGCTATGCTTACTGAGCTACACACTGCCAAGGTGAGCCAACCAACTAGGAATACTGGCCCATTCCTGtggtgtgtgggtgagtgtgttctgGAATGGTTCGTTCTATTGATTGTAAAACAGGTACTTGATGATGATGTTACGGTGGGGACTGGGATACTGTAGACTCGTGTTCATCTTTATATTTCTTCAATGAAGAACAAGAACTaagacccccccacacacacacagtgctttatAAACCGTGAGACACCATCCCATTTCTCAAAGCGAATGCTCTGCTCTTTTTCTAGGTGTGTATGAAACGCCGGAATTTTCCTTTGCTACCATTCCTCCTCCCAGCTGCATGGTTCCATCGAGCTGTGCCACGTGCCGCAAACAAACCTTTCGCGACTCGGAATGTGATGGCGCGAGAGTGACTCGGACGGAAATTGGTGTGCATCTTCCTGGCACCGGTGTGCCAGCCGCCGGCAGAC contains:
- the LOC121571110 gene encoding RNA-binding protein 4.1 isoform X2, giving the protein MVKIFIGNLASGTTQDELRTLFSEYGKISECDIVKNFGFVHMKDKAEAEEAIKNLHHYELNGAQMNVEMSRGRPKSTTKLHVSNIPEGCTNEELKTKFEAYGPVVEADIVKDYAFVHMESVDDAMEAISGLDNTAFQGKLMSVQLSTSRLRTVPGMGAQTGCYVCGKQGHWSKDCPNGGQNGGSYGDRGERPGGGPMRGRGRGFPRGFSRGGGGYPSGYGMPPRAAASDYMGGLGYSRASSYLGGPPPLSRRPSYGSAREYSTDARDRYSGRLPSSYPERASAYERDHYSSSVDYYEKYRARPYGSSYFEERRLGYIPPPPPPSSSLSRLSSSIDPYERRPLPPTSAAASYYLRDRSPIRRVPVASDSYGYERSRLSPVSSRSSSYAVPRARDPYTDRARYAY
- the LOC121571110 gene encoding RNA-binding protein 4.1 isoform X3: MVKIFIGNLASGTTQDELRTLFSEYGKISECDIVKNFGFVHMKDKAEAEEAIKNLHHYELNGAQMNVEMSRGRPKSTTKLHVSNIPEGCTNEELKTKFEAYGPVVEADIVKDYAFVHMESVDDAMEAISGLDNTAFQGIATVSCSVDHLCFVSQCIRLWDCESADV